One genomic segment of Rhizorhabdus phycosphaerae includes these proteins:
- a CDS encoding VOC family protein — translation MSFQPTIIQYAWVVPDLIEAARRWHATTGIGPFLVNRDLKLDQPRYRGAPSTTRFSTAVAQHGDVQIELVEQLDDTRSAYRDTVATGQTGFHHVAFIAGDYDADLAHYVGQGFEVAADGLFGPMRYAYVDTSATLGHMIEIVEDKPAIRAFFGAVRKAAERWDRDPATLIRELG, via the coding sequence ATGAGTTTCCAGCCGACGATCATCCAATATGCCTGGGTCGTGCCAGACCTGATCGAAGCCGCACGGCGCTGGCATGCGACGACGGGTATTGGCCCCTTCCTGGTGAACCGCGACCTGAAGCTCGACCAGCCGCGCTATCGCGGAGCTCCATCGACCACCCGCTTCTCGACAGCGGTCGCGCAGCATGGCGACGTGCAGATCGAACTGGTCGAGCAGCTGGACGACACGCGTTCGGCCTATCGCGACACGGTCGCCACCGGACAGACCGGTTTCCACCATGTCGCCTTCATCGCCGGCGACTATGACGCCGACCTCGCCCATTATGTCGGCCAGGGATTCGAGGTCGCGGCGGACGGCCTGTTCGGGCCAATGCGCTATGCCTATGTCGACACGTCGGCCACGCTCGGCCACATGATCGAGATCGTCGAAGACAAACCCGCGATCCGCGCCTTCTTCGGCGCGGTGCGCAAGGCCGCCGAACGCTGGGACCGCGATCCTGCGACTCTGATCCGAGAGCTGGGATAG
- a CDS encoding SDR family oxidoreductase, producing MANLDGKVAVVMGAAGRGNMAQSIARRLAADGARLVLAGRDPEPLAELAEELGGLAVGQCDLTSEADLARLGQAAVDRFGGVDIAVNATGWGLLKPFLDTTKEEIERMTALQFTGAILFYQAMLRVMRDGGSLVQISSATATIMLEDHAAYMGTKAGADHVIRCIANEFGHRGIRANSVAPGFTVTPMTAKAGRNPAIIETFAREYPLGRVGTSDDIAEAVAWLVSDACFMTGQTLQVNGGVTLRRNPRNAEIVDAVMAARAAAAAAKP from the coding sequence ATGGCGAATCTGGACGGTAAGGTCGCGGTCGTAATGGGGGCGGCCGGGCGGGGCAACATGGCGCAGTCCATTGCCCGCAGGCTCGCGGCCGATGGCGCGCGACTCGTGCTGGCGGGACGCGATCCCGAGCCGCTCGCCGAACTGGCGGAGGAGCTGGGCGGTCTTGCCGTGGGCCAGTGCGATCTGACCAGCGAGGCGGACCTGGCCCGCCTCGGCCAGGCGGCGGTCGATCGCTTCGGCGGTGTCGACATTGCCGTCAACGCGACCGGCTGGGGTCTGCTCAAGCCGTTCCTCGACACGACCAAGGAAGAGATAGAGCGCATGACCGCGCTCCAGTTCACTGGCGCGATCCTGTTCTACCAGGCGATGCTGCGCGTCATGCGTGACGGCGGCTCGCTGGTCCAGATCAGCTCGGCCACCGCGACGATCATGCTTGAGGACCATGCCGCCTATATGGGCACCAAGGCGGGGGCCGATCATGTCATCCGCTGCATCGCCAACGAGTTCGGCCATCGCGGCATTCGCGCCAATTCGGTCGCCCCGGGCTTCACCGTTACGCCGATGACGGCGAAGGCGGGGCGCAATCCGGCGATCATCGAGACCTTCGCCAGGGAATATCCGCTGGGCCGTGTCGGAACGAGCGACGACATCGCCGAGGCGGTGGCCTGGCTGGTGTCCGACGCCTGTTTCATGACCGGGCAGACGCTGCAGGTGAATGGCGGCGTCACGCTGCGGCGCAATCCGCGCAATGCCGAGATCGTCGACGCCGTGATGGCCGCGCGCGCGGCTGCTGCGGCCGCGAAGCCATGA
- a CDS encoding FMN-dependent NADH-azoreductase, translated as MPKLLHLDASPRGPRSRSNMVAERLLGQRPDIEVEYLNLFEAELPAFDGATIEGRYALIAGEAVDPSVEAQWGAIGRLIEHFLSFDGWVMTVPMWNFGIPYPLKHYVDLVTQPGMSFRVVDGQGEGLAAGRKAVLITSGALDIRPGGPMAALDHQHAFLTGWLGFIGVTDIETIHVKPTFGPPEAVEPVMAAAYAEADALASRLFRPDRV; from the coding sequence ATGCCTAAACTGCTGCACCTGGACGCCAGCCCGCGTGGACCCCGCTCGCGGTCGAACATGGTCGCCGAGCGGCTGCTCGGGCAGCGGCCGGACATCGAGGTCGAATATCTCAACCTGTTCGAGGCCGAGCTTCCGGCCTTCGACGGCGCCACGATCGAGGGCCGTTATGCGCTGATCGCAGGCGAGGCGGTCGATCCTTCGGTCGAGGCGCAATGGGGCGCGATCGGTCGGCTGATCGAGCATTTCCTGTCGTTCGACGGCTGGGTGATGACGGTGCCGATGTGGAATTTCGGCATTCCCTATCCGCTCAAACATTATGTCGATCTGGTCACGCAGCCGGGGATGAGCTTCCGCGTGGTCGACGGGCAGGGCGAAGGACTGGCGGCGGGCCGCAAGGCGGTGCTGATCACCTCTGGCGCGCTCGACATAAGGCCCGGAGGGCCGATGGCGGCGCTCGATCATCAGCACGCCTTCCTGACCGGCTGGCTGGGCTTCATCGGCGTGACCGACATCGAGACGATCCACGTCAAGCCGACCTTCGGCCCGCCCGAAGCGGTCGAGCCGGTGATGGCGGCGGCCTATGCGGAGGCCGATGCACTCGCCTCGCGGCTGTTCCGGCCGGATCGCGTATAG
- a CDS encoding DUF2946 family protein: MGRVRHLWTRIVPLMLIGLMFGALAPQGFMPRVGENGLSIILCSGSGPATASIDPSDPLYAKMAAIAGSADRHDDDDPRAATLPHCAFAGSAMAALLPAPPIVSAQLDATPIAPAMVATIARNRYRAARPPATGPPVLV; encoded by the coding sequence ATGGGAAGGGTCCGACATCTCTGGACGCGCATCGTGCCGCTCATGCTGATCGGCCTGATGTTCGGCGCCCTTGCGCCGCAGGGCTTCATGCCGCGGGTCGGCGAGAATGGCCTGAGCATCATCCTCTGTTCCGGCAGCGGGCCGGCGACGGCCTCGATAGACCCGTCCGATCCCCTTTATGCGAAGATGGCGGCGATAGCCGGGAGCGCAGATCGTCATGACGATGACGACCCGCGCGCGGCGACCTTGCCGCATTGCGCCTTTGCCGGTTCGGCAATGGCCGCGCTTCTGCCCGCTCCGCCGATCGTCTCGGCCCAGCTCGACGCAACCCCGATCGCCCCAGCCATGGTCGCAACCATCGCGCGGAACCGCTATCGCGCGGCCAGGCCTCCCGCCACGGGTCCCCCCGTCCTGGTCTGA
- a CDS encoding Rieske (2Fe-2S) protein has protein sequence MALQRVAALAEVPEGGNKAFDACGKSVLLCRTAAGVFAVENMCSHALAHLEGGKVKGPHIFCPLHGVRFDMRTGEPNGTLTRKPITVFPVSVEGDDVLVELPDA, from the coding sequence ATGGCGCTCCAGCGCGTCGCCGCTCTGGCGGAGGTCCCGGAAGGGGGCAACAAGGCGTTCGATGCCTGCGGCAAATCGGTGCTGCTCTGCCGCACCGCCGCCGGGGTTTTCGCGGTCGAGAATATGTGCAGCCATGCGCTCGCCCATCTCGAGGGCGGCAAGGTCAAGGGGCCGCACATCTTCTGCCCGCTCCATGGCGTGCGCTTCGACATGCGCACCGGCGAGCCCAATGGCACGCTGACGCGCAAGCCGATAACGGTCTTCCCGGTCAGCGTGGAAGGCGACGACGTCCTGGTGGAGTTGCCCGATGCCTAA
- a CDS encoding acyl-CoA dehydrogenase family protein, which yields MDFRLTPEQEELREAARTFARAELPAIAAECERDNKPPSHELVHRFAEMGFLGINVPAELGGLGLGNLEALIVLEEFAKISSAVAFPIFESSVGPVRAIEHFASDSLKQRIVPAVCKGEMVVAIGMSEPDAGSALTDLKTKGVVKGDKLVLNGTKRWCSGGGHADAYLVYCRLSDDPGPKAIGAVLVEKDTPGFTFGPNEQLMGFRGVPSADLNFDDVEIPLDNIVVPAGGFKKLMETFDLERCGNATMALGQASGALEDVTAYVQERRQFGKPIVEFQAVQLKLAEMHMKVDAARLLIWRAAANAEDGLPSILDSSTAKCFANSIAREVAGDAVQLMGAYGYSKDFPMERRLRDSWGWGIAGGAIDIQKVNIASALLGRRFDQRR from the coding sequence ATGGATTTCAGGCTCACGCCCGAGCAGGAGGAACTGCGCGAGGCCGCTAGAACTTTCGCGCGCGCCGAACTGCCCGCCATCGCGGCCGAATGCGAGCGCGACAACAAGCCGCCGAGCCATGAGCTCGTGCACCGCTTCGCCGAGATGGGCTTTCTCGGCATCAATGTGCCGGCCGAACTGGGCGGTCTCGGGCTGGGCAATCTCGAGGCGTTGATCGTCCTCGAGGAGTTCGCCAAGATTTCCTCGGCGGTCGCTTTTCCGATCTTCGAATCCTCGGTAGGCCCGGTGCGGGCGATCGAGCATTTCGCCTCGGACAGCCTGAAGCAGCGCATCGTCCCTGCCGTGTGCAAGGGCGAGATGGTGGTCGCGATCGGCATGTCCGAGCCCGATGCAGGCTCCGCCTTGACCGACCTCAAGACCAAGGGCGTGGTCAAGGGCGACAAGCTCGTCCTCAACGGCACCAAGCGCTGGTGCTCGGGCGGCGGTCATGCCGATGCCTATCTCGTCTATTGCCGCCTGTCCGACGATCCGGGGCCCAAGGCGATCGGCGCGGTGCTGGTCGAGAAGGACACGCCGGGTTTCACCTTCGGACCGAACGAGCAGCTGATGGGCTTCCGCGGCGTCCCCTCGGCCGACCTCAATTTCGACGACGTCGAAATCCCGCTCGACAACATTGTCGTGCCGGCGGGCGGCTTCAAGAAGCTGATGGAGACCTTCGACCTCGAACGCTGCGGCAACGCCACCATGGCGCTCGGCCAGGCCTCGGGCGCGCTTGAGGACGTCACAGCCTATGTCCAGGAGCGTCGCCAGTTCGGCAAGCCGATCGTCGAGTTCCAGGCGGTCCAGCTGAAACTCGCCGAGATGCACATGAAGGTCGACGCGGCTCGCCTGCTGATCTGGCGTGCGGCGGCCAATGCCGAGGACGGCCTGCCGTCGATCCTCGACAGCTCGACCGCCAAATGCTTCGCCAACTCGATCGCGCGCGAAGTGGCCGGCGACGCTGTCCAGCTGATGGGCGCCTATGGCTATTCCAAGGACTTCCCGATGGAACGGCGACTGCGCGACAGCTGGGGCTGGGGCATCGCCGGTGGCGCGATCGACATCCAGAAGGTCAACATAGCCTCCGCGCTGCTCGGCCGGCGCTTCGACCAGAGGCGCTGA
- a CDS encoding PepSY domain-containing protein — MSWKTKTGRWALGKHGWLALIGGISLFLWGLSGLTHIAMVLFGPQQAQFMPPRAPLDLQGTEPVTEILGKAGIAKAVAVKTVADDGKSLLQVTTDPAGQRRYFDPASAREMPGQDARQAEYLARYYLKEERPIASITLQTDFDADYGWVNRLLPVWKVRFAGDDRLTAYVHTETSSLAAVNNPTKDWLQSIFRALHSWEWVPPSMAWLKVVVAGAMVGSLAALALTGIAMLVTVRRRKRLPGAKGWHRMMGYVLALPLIMFSLSGIYHLVQGAIAPPAGQMRMAAPIDLSAGRFPIGAQWSALTRGLKVDSLSLVEGAGGRPLYRLGLARDDEMPKGEHDHGAQAAPAAKADHAGHGDHMGHAMPKTAMEIRTARFEGVQPTGPALYIDAETGAAAAQGDREIARMLAARYSGVGEDKIADIRLVTRFGPDYDFRNKRLPVWRVDYAAPVDATLFVDTATGALADRVEHWQMPERYAFSFIHKWNFLFPLGKIGMNAVVGGFTIALLIFMGAIGLQLYLRLRRSRR; from the coding sequence ATGAGCTGGAAGACGAAGACCGGGCGCTGGGCGCTCGGCAAACATGGTTGGCTGGCGCTCATCGGCGGAATCAGCCTGTTCCTCTGGGGCCTGTCCGGGCTGACGCACATCGCAATGGTGCTGTTCGGACCGCAGCAGGCGCAGTTCATGCCGCCGCGCGCGCCGCTCGACCTCCAAGGCACGGAACCCGTCACCGAGATTCTGGGAAAGGCCGGCATAGCCAAAGCCGTCGCCGTCAAAACGGTCGCCGATGACGGCAAGAGCCTGCTCCAGGTGACGACCGATCCGGCCGGCCAGCGACGCTATTTCGACCCGGCGTCGGCGCGGGAGATGCCGGGACAGGATGCCCGACAGGCAGAATATCTGGCGCGCTATTATCTGAAGGAAGAGCGCCCGATCGCGTCCATCACGCTCCAGACCGACTTCGACGCGGACTATGGCTGGGTCAACCGCCTGCTGCCGGTCTGGAAGGTCCGCTTCGCAGGCGACGACCGGCTGACCGCCTATGTCCACACCGAAACGAGCAGCCTTGCCGCCGTCAACAACCCCACCAAGGACTGGTTGCAGTCGATCTTCCGCGCGCTGCACAGCTGGGAATGGGTCCCGCCTTCGATGGCATGGCTCAAGGTCGTGGTAGCAGGCGCGATGGTCGGCAGTCTGGCCGCGCTGGCGCTGACCGGTATCGCGATGCTCGTGACGGTCCGACGCCGGAAGCGGCTGCCGGGCGCGAAGGGCTGGCACCGCATGATGGGCTATGTGCTCGCCCTCCCACTGATCATGTTCTCGCTCAGCGGCATCTATCATCTCGTGCAGGGCGCGATCGCTCCGCCCGCCGGCCAGATGCGCATGGCCGCACCGATCGACCTGAGCGCGGGCCGCTTTCCGATCGGCGCGCAATGGTCGGCGCTGACCCGGGGTCTGAAGGTGGATTCGCTGTCGCTGGTCGAAGGTGCGGGCGGGCGGCCGCTCTATCGCCTGGGTCTCGCGCGCGACGACGAAATGCCCAAGGGCGAGCATGATCATGGCGCCCAGGCTGCCCCCGCCGCCAAAGCGGATCATGCAGGCCATGGCGATCATATGGGCCATGCGATGCCGAAGACCGCGATGGAAATCCGCACCGCCCGCTTCGAGGGCGTTCAGCCGACCGGCCCGGCGCTCTACATCGACGCGGAGACCGGTGCGGCGGCGGCGCAAGGTGACCGCGAGATCGCCCGCATGCTCGCCGCGCGTTACTCCGGTGTCGGCGAGGACAAGATCGCCGACATCCGGCTCGTGACGCGGTTCGGCCCGGATTACGACTTCCGCAACAAGCGGCTTCCGGTCTGGCGCGTCGACTATGCCGCGCCGGTGGATGCGACCCTGTTCGTCGACACCGCGACCGGCGCGCTCGCCGACCGGGTCGAGCATTGGCAGATGCCTGAACGCTATGCCTTCAGCTTCATCCACAAGTGGAACTTCCTGTTCCCCCTGGGCAAGATCGGGATGAACGCGGTCGTCGGCGGTTTCACGATCGCGCTGCTCATCTTCATGGGCGCGATCGGGCTGCAGCTGTATCTGCGCTTGCGCCGCAGCAGGCGTTGA
- a CDS encoding MaoC family dehydratase: protein MSEPAAFTPVRPTRCFEDLAVGERRVSAPRTVTREEMLDFARQWDPQWFHSDAELATQSVFGEVIASGIHVLALWRQMDHEINSDIDFVCGIGWDEFRLKKAVRAGDTIHVTSEIVELRPSTSRKDRGTAITRYAVINQRGEEAVSFTSINLVYTRSGRNSREASASASA, encoded by the coding sequence ATGTCCGAACCCGCTGCCTTCACCCCCGTGCGCCCGACGCGCTGCTTCGAGGATCTGGCGGTCGGTGAGCGACGGGTTTCGGCGCCGCGCACGGTGACGCGCGAGGAGATGCTCGACTTCGCCCGGCAGTGGGACCCGCAATGGTTCCACAGCGACGCCGAACTCGCCACCCAGTCGGTGTTCGGCGAGGTGATCGCGTCGGGCATCCATGTGCTGGCGCTGTGGCGTCAGATGGACCACGAGATCAATTCGGACATCGACTTCGTCTGCGGCATCGGCTGGGACGAGTTCCGGCTGAAGAAGGCGGTGCGTGCGGGCGACACGATCCATGTCACCTCCGAGATCGTCGAGCTGCGCCCGTCGACCTCGCGGAAAGACCGGGGGACGGCCATCACCCGCTACGCGGTGATCAACCAGCGCGGCGAGGAGGCGGTCAGCTTCACCAGCATCAACCTGGTCTATACGCGATCCGGCCGGAACAGCCGCGAGGCGAGTGCATCGGCCTCCGCATAG
- a CDS encoding SDR family oxidoreductase, whose translation MDANRPEAATSGHVRPDPNDPSRPKRGLVTEQLATQETVFRPDLLAGHRILITGGGSGMGKATAFLATRLGAEVAICGRSPEKLETVQREIKEATGREIMTASMTIRDPEACEALIADIYDRMGGLDTLVNNAGGQFPQNAIDFSRKGWLAVIDTNLNGTWWMMQEAAKRWRDSDTPGHVINIVANVERGMPQAAHTCAARAGVIYLSKTLATEWAPFKVRVNCIGPGVIETEGFGVYPEEALVRFHKANPMKVRGNAWDVAEAIAYLASPAGRFINGDLMIIDGGQAQWGVVWPGGMPDYFAENGAA comes from the coding sequence ATGGATGCCAATCGCCCAGAGGCCGCGACGAGTGGCCATGTACGCCCGGACCCCAACGACCCGTCCCGCCCCAAGCGCGGCCTGGTGACGGAACAGCTCGCGACGCAGGAGACCGTCTTCCGGCCTGACCTGCTCGCTGGCCATCGTATCCTGATCACCGGCGGCGGCAGCGGCATGGGCAAGGCGACCGCCTTCCTGGCGACGCGCCTGGGTGCAGAGGTCGCGATCTGCGGCCGCAGCCCCGAAAAACTCGAGACCGTCCAGCGCGAGATCAAGGAAGCGACCGGCCGCGAGATCATGACCGCGTCGATGACGATCCGCGACCCGGAAGCCTGCGAGGCCCTGATCGCAGACATCTACGACCGGATGGGCGGGCTCGACACGCTGGTCAACAATGCCGGCGGCCAGTTTCCCCAGAATGCGATCGACTTCAGCCGCAAGGGCTGGCTGGCGGTGATCGACACCAATCTCAACGGCACCTGGTGGATGATGCAGGAGGCGGCCAAGCGCTGGCGCGACAGCGATACGCCCGGCCATGTCATCAACATCGTCGCCAATGTCGAGCGCGGCATGCCGCAGGCGGCGCACACCTGCGCCGCGCGCGCCGGAGTGATCTATCTGTCGAAGACGCTCGCGACCGAATGGGCGCCGTTCAAGGTCCGCGTCAACTGCATCGGCCCCGGTGTGATCGAGACCGAGGGCTTCGGCGTCTATCCCGAAGAGGCGCTGGTTCGCTTCCACAAGGCCAATCCGATGAAGGTCCGGGGCAATGCCTGGGACGTGGCAGAGGCCATCGCTTATCTCGCCTCTCCGGCGGGCCGTTTCATCAATGGCGATCTGATGATCATCGACGGCGGCCAGGCGCAGTGGGGCGTCGTGTGGCCGGGCGGCATGCCCGATTATTTCGCGGAAAATGGCGCGGCCTGA
- a CDS encoding VOC family protein: MIRGVHHLAVSTPDIDRFVDHYERWFGFELCGGGGWEVGNDRVDRMVGLKDSAARYQMIRLGNLYVEVFEYAAPRGEAVRPRMCDHGIIHLCLYCDDVFAEYERLSALGMEFTGPPGGSAATRATYGRDCDGNVVELLQIVDDGCGFGFGKAKALEPSA, encoded by the coding sequence ATGATCCGCGGCGTCCATCATCTGGCGGTGTCGACACCCGACATAGACCGCTTCGTCGATCACTATGAACGGTGGTTCGGCTTCGAGCTATGCGGCGGTGGCGGCTGGGAGGTGGGCAACGACCGCGTCGACCGGATGGTGGGGCTGAAAGATAGCGCTGCGCGCTATCAGATGATCCGCCTCGGCAATCTCTATGTCGAGGTTTTCGAATATGCGGCACCGCGCGGCGAGGCGGTGCGGCCGCGCATGTGCGACCACGGCATCATCCATCTGTGCCTCTATTGCGACGACGTCTTCGCCGAATATGAGCGGCTGTCGGCGCTGGGCATGGAGTTCACCGGCCCGCCCGGCGGATCGGCGGCGACGCGCGCGACCTATGGCCGCGACTGCGACGGCAATGTCGTCGAACTGCTGCAGATCGTGGACGATGGGTGCGGCTTTGGGTTCGGCAAGGCGAAGGCGCTGGAGCCGTCGGCTTAG
- a CDS encoding acyl-CoA thioesterase: protein MRHRFSDLFDFGEGPDGALRAPASGGPLFRLYGGQVLAQALAAAQSTVSTEKLAHSCHAYFVRAGRTDQPIDFTVLRDADGRSFSARRIEARQDGALILTMSASFHVQEEGASHGAVMPDVPDPESIVPQDDVIAEALPHMPPHRTVFWDRDIGIDYRAVEPFVTIDPPREPARRSFWFRLRDPMGDDPAEHQRMLAFASDLYIMHTGLLPLGISWSAHDLQDASLDHAIWFHQPFRADEWLLYAMDSPYAGGARTLGRGTIFDRSGRVVASVAQEGLIRIVG from the coding sequence GTGAGGCACAGATTTTCCGATCTCTTCGACTTCGGCGAGGGGCCCGATGGTGCCTTGCGCGCACCGGCTTCGGGTGGGCCGCTGTTCCGCCTCTATGGCGGCCAGGTTCTGGCCCAGGCGCTGGCGGCGGCCCAGTCGACGGTATCGACGGAAAAGCTCGCCCATAGCTGCCACGCCTATTTCGTTCGCGCCGGGCGGACGGACCAGCCGATCGACTTCACCGTCTTGCGTGATGCCGACGGACGCAGCTTCTCCGCGCGGCGGATCGAGGCACGGCAGGACGGCGCACTGATCCTGACCATGTCGGCGTCGTTCCATGTGCAGGAGGAGGGCGCTTCGCACGGCGCCGTGATGCCGGACGTGCCCGATCCCGAATCGATCGTGCCGCAGGACGACGTCATCGCCGAGGCGCTGCCGCACATGCCTCCCCACCGCACCGTCTTCTGGGATCGGGACATCGGCATCGATTATCGCGCGGTCGAGCCCTTCGTGACGATCGACCCGCCGCGCGAACCGGCGCGTCGCTCCTTCTGGTTCCGCCTGCGCGACCCGATGGGCGACGATCCGGCCGAACATCAGCGGATGCTGGCCTTCGCCTCCGATCTCTACATCATGCACACCGGCCTGCTGCCGCTCGGCATCAGCTGGTCGGCGCATGACCTGCAGGATGCGAGCCTCGACCATGCGATCTGGTTCCACCAGCCCTTCCGCGCGGACGAGTGGCTGCTCTATGCGATGGACAGCCCCTATGCCGGCGGCGCCCGAACGCTCGGGCGCGGCACGATCTTCGACCGGTCGGGACGCGTCGTCGCGTCGGTCGCGCAGGAAGGGCTCATCCGCATCGTCGGCTGA
- a CDS encoding sugar phosphate isomerase/epimerase family protein, translating into MNDFLLANAPLSLHHLTVLDATPLELIEIAGTLGCDHVCLFTHVPEEGRQMFPSVGRADISVVRDALASAGVSLCNIEFFPIDGKPDYPAFEEALAVGQALGATKATVHVHGLDDDEAVRWLRDFCDRAAPFGIVPGLEPNAFSAVRSVAHAASIIRRVERDNLAMVCDALHLVRSGGTVEDVAEASDLIGYFQICDGPLQIAEDDRWHEAIFERGLPGSGAFPLREVLPLLRPGTVIDVEVPQKAARKAGVDGLGRARQAVDAARSILTSLDSKDAGR; encoded by the coding sequence ATGAATGATTTTTTGTTGGCCAATGCCCCGCTTTCGCTGCACCATCTGACGGTGCTCGACGCGACGCCGCTGGAGCTCATCGAGATCGCAGGCACACTGGGCTGCGATCATGTCTGCCTTTTCACCCATGTGCCCGAAGAAGGCCGGCAGATGTTCCCCAGCGTCGGCCGGGCGGATATTTCGGTGGTGCGCGACGCGCTCGCCAGCGCGGGCGTATCTCTCTGCAACATCGAGTTCTTTCCGATCGACGGCAAGCCCGACTACCCGGCCTTCGAGGAGGCTTTGGCGGTGGGACAGGCGCTCGGCGCGACCAAGGCGACGGTGCATGTCCACGGCCTGGACGATGACGAAGCCGTTCGCTGGCTGCGCGACTTCTGCGACCGCGCGGCGCCGTTCGGCATTGTGCCGGGGCTGGAACCCAACGCCTTCTCGGCGGTGCGATCGGTGGCCCATGCCGCCTCCATCATCCGGCGCGTCGAGCGCGACAATCTGGCGATGGTGTGCGACGCGCTTCACCTCGTTCGCAGCGGAGGCACGGTCGAGGACGTGGCGGAGGCCAGCGACCTGATCGGCTATTTCCAGATCTGCGACGGTCCGCTCCAGATCGCCGAGGACGATCGCTGGCATGAGGCGATTTTCGAGCGGGGCCTGCCGGGCAGCGGGGCCTTCCCGCTGCGCGAGGTGCTGCCGCTGCTTCGACCGGGCACGGTGATCGACGTCGAAGTGCCACAAAAGGCGGCCCGCAAGGCGGGAGTCGATGGTTTGGGCCGGGCGCGACAAGCGGTCGATGCGGCGCGATCGATATTGACCTCGCTCGATAGCAAGGATGCAGGCCGATGA
- a CDS encoding aromatic ring-hydroxylating oxygenase subunit alpha: MDGISRGSAVEDYARMDFERGRKAAPDGFPSLPDIPGKRYVDPEFLALEKDSMWKKAWLYAGHVDQAPNPGSWFLTRNTGSPIIIVRDLGGEIRAFYNTCQHRGAPLVTEDAGESRGFVCGYHGWSYTLDGKLTAVRDRRDFVDLDFSCRSLIPVRCERLGSLIFVNEDPDAQPLLDHIGPMAKELDQFQLDNLRLVDSRSYDVGCNVKVLLDAFLEVYHIKSIHQKTVDRFLDHRGMIVTLWPNGHSRMVTPNARPDWKDPGTLGMPKIPTVTDLPANNNVSYHIYPNFVMPPSDSGIPILQFWPTGPKTSRVVSSWIGPDHDPANPHPMWETRIDNWTRILYEDLQYAPQIQESLESDGFRGMPLNYQERRIYHWHEELDRRIGLNRVPADARVEQVLHDWVTR; encoded by the coding sequence ATGGACGGTATCAGTCGCGGCAGTGCGGTGGAAGATTACGCACGGATGGACTTCGAACGGGGCCGCAAGGCCGCCCCCGATGGCTTTCCCAGCCTGCCGGACATCCCAGGCAAGCGCTATGTCGATCCTGAGTTTCTTGCGCTCGAGAAAGACTCGATGTGGAAGAAGGCTTGGCTCTATGCTGGCCATGTTGATCAGGCGCCCAATCCGGGCAGCTGGTTCCTCACCCGCAACACCGGCTCGCCGATCATCATCGTTCGCGATCTGGGCGGCGAGATTCGGGCCTTCTACAACACCTGCCAGCATCGCGGCGCGCCGCTGGTCACCGAGGATGCCGGCGAATCGCGCGGCTTCGTCTGCGGCTATCATGGCTGGAGCTACACGCTTGACGGCAAGCTGACGGCGGTGCGCGACCGGCGCGACTTCGTCGATCTCGATTTTTCCTGTCGCTCGCTGATCCCCGTTCGCTGCGAGCGGCTCGGCAGCCTGATCTTCGTCAACGAGGATCCCGACGCACAGCCCCTGCTCGACCATATCGGCCCGATGGCGAAGGAGCTCGACCAGTTCCAGCTCGACAATCTGCGCCTGGTTGACAGCCGCAGCTACGATGTCGGCTGCAATGTGAAGGTGCTGCTCGACGCCTTTCTCGAAGTCTATCACATCAAGTCGATCCACCAGAAGACGGTCGACCGCTTTCTCGACCATCGCGGCATGATCGTGACGCTGTGGCCGAACGGACATAGCCGGATGGTGACGCCCAATGCGCGGCCCGACTGGAAGGATCCGGGCACGCTCGGCATGCCGAAGATCCCGACGGTGACGGACCTGCCGGCGAATAACAATGTCAGCTATCACATCTATCCCAATTTCGTGATGCCGCCGTCCGACAGCGGCATCCCGATCCTGCAATTCTGGCCGACCGGCCCCAAGACCTCGCGCGTCGTGTCGAGCTGGATCGGGCCGGATCACGATCCCGCCAACCCCCACCCGATGTGGGAGACGCGGATCGATAACTGGACGCGGATTCTCTACGAGGATCTCCAATATGCCCCGCAGATCCAGGAATCGCTGGAGAGCGACGGCTTCCGGGGCATGCCGCTCAACTATCAGGAGCGGCGCATCTATCACTGGCATGAGGAGCTCGACCGCCGCATCGGTCTGAACCGCGTGCCGGCCGATGCGCGGGTCGAGCAGGTGCTGCACGACTGGGTCACGCGCTGA